The following coding sequences lie in one Arachis hypogaea cultivar Tifrunner chromosome 4, arahy.Tifrunner.gnm2.J5K5, whole genome shotgun sequence genomic window:
- the LOC112797372 gene encoding homeobox-leucine zipper protein ANTHOCYANINLESS 2 isoform X2, giving the protein MSFGGFLENKQGGGGARMVAEIPYGNGSSNHHHHHHHMEAATAATIMASGAISHPHLAKSMFNNSPALSLALQTNMDGQGDVMNNNNRLLVGDNNNNNNPNTNNNNNYEGNMMSNNNGLRRSREEEHESRSGSDNMDGASGDDDLDAADINNNKPRKKRYHRHTPQQIQELEALFKECPHPDEKQRLELSKRLCLETRQVKFWFQNRRTQMKTQLERHENTLLRQENDKLRAENMSLREAMRNPICTNCGGPTMIGEISLEEQHLRIENARLKDELDRVCALAGKFLGRPIPSIAPHPPLPNSSLELGVGNNNNSNNGSFVVGSTMPLGPDFVGMGISSNTLGVLSPTPPSRGIATTNGMNSSNTSSGYERSMVLELALGAMDELVKMAQSGEPLWIRGMEMGGREVLNHEEYSRTVTPCIGLRPNGFVSEASRETAIVIINSLPLVDTLMDSNRWSEMFPCMVARTSTTEVISSGINGTRNGALQLMQAELQVLSPLVPVREVNFLRFCKQHAEGVWAVVDVSIDTIREPSSAAPTFVSCRRLPSGCVIQDMPNGYSKVTWVEHAEYDESQIHELYRPLVSSGMGFGAQRWIATLQRQCECLAILMSSAVSPPEHSAITSSGRRSMLKLAQRMTNNFCAGVCASTVHKWNKLNAGNFGEDVRVMTRKSLDDPGEPPGIVLSAATSVWLPVSPQRLFDFLRDERLRSEWDILSNGGPMQEMAHIAKGQDHGNCVSLLRASAMNSNQSSMLILQETCTDASGSLVVYAPVDIPAMHLVMNGGDSAYVALLPSGFAVAPDGSGGRNDHNTVPQSGGGSLLTVAFQILVNSLPTAKLTVESVETVNNLISCTVQKIKAALQSEG; this is encoded by the exons ATGAGTTTTGGGGGGTTCCTTGAGAACAAACAAGGTGGTGGTGGTGCTAGAATGGTAGCTGAAATACCTTACGGCAACGGTTCTtcaaaccaccaccaccaccaccaccacatggAAGCAGCAACAGCAGCGACAATAATGGCTTCTGGTGCAATCTCACACCCTCATTTGGCCAAATCCATGTTCAACAACTCACCTGCTCTCTCTCTAGCACTT CAAACAAATATGGATGGGCAAGGGGATGTGATGAACAATAATAACAGGCTGTTGGTgggtgataataataataataacaatcctaatactaataataataataattatgaggGAAACATGATGAGCAACAACAATGGTTTGAGAAGGAGCAGGGAAGAAGAGCATGAAAGCAGATCTGGGAGTGATAACATGGACGGTGCCTCAGGTGATGATGATCTTGATGCTGCcgacatcaacaacaacaaaccCAGGAAGAAGCGTTACCACCGACACACCCCTCAGCAAATTCAAGAACTTGAAGC GCTGTTCAAGGAGTGTCCTCACCCTGATGAGAAGCAAAGGCTTGAACTAAGCAAAAGGCTATGCTTGGAAACAAGGCAAGTGAAGTTTTGGTTCCAAAATAGAAGAACTCAAATGAAG ACACAATTGGAACGCCATGAGAACACATTACTCCGGCAAGAGAACGATAAGCTTAGAGCAGAAAACATGTCATTGAGGGAAGCAATGAGGAACCCCATTTGCACAAACTGTGGAGGACCAACCATGATTGGTGAAATCTCATTGGAAGAACAGCATCTACGAATCGAAAATGCGAGGTTAAAGGACGAGTTAGACCGGGTGTGCGCACtcgccggaaagttcttaggccgGCCCATTCCCTCAATTGCCCCTCATCCTCCATTGCCAAACTCAAGCTTAGAGCTTGGAGTTGGAAACAACAATAACAGCAACAATGGAAGCTTTGTTGTGGGTTCAACAATGCCATTAGGGCCTGATTTTGTTGGAAtgggcatttcatcaaacaccttagGGGTGTTATCACCAACACCACCAAGCAGGGGAATTGCAACAACAAATGGGATGAATTCTTCAAATACATCATCTGGGTATGAGAGATCAATGGTTTTGGAGCTTGCATTGGGTGCAATGGATGAGTTGGTGAAGATGGCACAAAGTGGAGAACCACTTTGGATAAGGGGAATGGAAATGGGAGGAAGGGAAGTGTTGAACCATGAAGAGTACAGTAGAACAGTGACACCTTGCATTGGTTTGAGACCCAATGGGTTTGTCTCTGAGGCTTCTAGGGAAACTGCCATTGTCATCATCAATAGCTTGCCTCTTGTTGACACTTTAATGGACTCA AATCGATGGTCAGAAATGTTCCCTTGTATGGTTGCAAGAACTTCTACAACAGAAGTGATATCTAGTGGAATAAATGGAACTAGAAACGGTGCACTTCAACTT ATGCAAGCTGAACTGCAAGTGCTTTCACCACTGGTTCCTGTTAGAGAGGTCAATTTTCTAAGATTTTGCAAACAACATGCAGAAGGGGTTTGGGCTGTGGTTGATGTGTCCATAGACACCATTAGAGAACCTTCTTCTGCTGCACCAACTTTTGTTAGCTGTAGAAGACTCCCTTCTGGTTGTGTTATACAAGACATGCCTAATGGTTACTCTAag GTGACATGGGTGGAGCATGCAGAATATGATGAAAGCCAAATCCACGAGCTGTATAGGCCATTGGTGAGTTCAGGAATGGGGTTTGGTGCACAACGTTGGATTGCAACTCTTCAACGCCAATGCGAGTGCCTAGCCATCTTAATGTCCTCTGCTGTTTCCCCTCCTGAACACtctg CAATAACATCGAGTGGAAGGCGTAGCATGCTGAAGCTGGCGCAACGCATGACCAACAACTTCTGCGCCGGTGTTTGTGCCTCAACGGTGCACAAATGGAACAAGCTCAATGCCGGCAACTTCGGCGAAGACGTGAGGGTGATGACAAGGAAGAGCCTTGATGATCCCGGGGAGCCTCCTGGGATCGTCCTGAGCGCAGCCACATCCGTGTGGCTGCCAGTCTCGCCCCAGAGGCTCTTTGATTTCCTCCGCGACGAGAGGCTGAGGAGCGAGTGGGACATACTTTCCAATGGCGGACCCATGCAGGAGATGGCTCACATTGCCAAGGGACAAGACCATGGCAACTGTGTTTCACTACTACGAGCCAGT gCTATGAATTCAAATCAGAGTAGCATGTTGATATTGCAAGAGACATGCACAGACGCGTCTGGGTCGCTTGTAGTGTACGCGCCAGTGGACATTCCAGCCATGCATTTGGTCATGAATGGTGGTGACTCAGCTTACGTGGCGCTTTTGCCATCTGGATTCGCCGTTGCACCTGACGGATCCGGTGGCAGAAACGACCATAATACTGTGCCACAATCAGGAGGTGGGTCACTTCTCACGGTGGCATTTCAGATACTCGTGAACAGCCTCCCTACGGCGAAACTCACGGTGGAGTCGGTGGAGACGGTGAACAACCTCATCTCATGTACGGTTCAGAAGATAAAAGCGGCACTTCAATCCGAGGGTTGA
- the LOC112797372 gene encoding homeobox-leucine zipper protein ANTHOCYANINLESS 2 isoform X1 has product MSFGGFLENKQGGGGARMVAEIPYGNGSSNHHHHHHHMEAATAATIMASGAISHPHLAKSMFNNSPALSLALQQTNMDGQGDVMNNNNRLLVGDNNNNNNPNTNNNNNYEGNMMSNNNGLRRSREEEHESRSGSDNMDGASGDDDLDAADINNNKPRKKRYHRHTPQQIQELEALFKECPHPDEKQRLELSKRLCLETRQVKFWFQNRRTQMKTQLERHENTLLRQENDKLRAENMSLREAMRNPICTNCGGPTMIGEISLEEQHLRIENARLKDELDRVCALAGKFLGRPIPSIAPHPPLPNSSLELGVGNNNNSNNGSFVVGSTMPLGPDFVGMGISSNTLGVLSPTPPSRGIATTNGMNSSNTSSGYERSMVLELALGAMDELVKMAQSGEPLWIRGMEMGGREVLNHEEYSRTVTPCIGLRPNGFVSEASRETAIVIINSLPLVDTLMDSNRWSEMFPCMVARTSTTEVISSGINGTRNGALQLMQAELQVLSPLVPVREVNFLRFCKQHAEGVWAVVDVSIDTIREPSSAAPTFVSCRRLPSGCVIQDMPNGYSKVTWVEHAEYDESQIHELYRPLVSSGMGFGAQRWIATLQRQCECLAILMSSAVSPPEHSAITSSGRRSMLKLAQRMTNNFCAGVCASTVHKWNKLNAGNFGEDVRVMTRKSLDDPGEPPGIVLSAATSVWLPVSPQRLFDFLRDERLRSEWDILSNGGPMQEMAHIAKGQDHGNCVSLLRASAMNSNQSSMLILQETCTDASGSLVVYAPVDIPAMHLVMNGGDSAYVALLPSGFAVAPDGSGGRNDHNTVPQSGGGSLLTVAFQILVNSLPTAKLTVESVETVNNLISCTVQKIKAALQSEG; this is encoded by the exons ATGAGTTTTGGGGGGTTCCTTGAGAACAAACAAGGTGGTGGTGGTGCTAGAATGGTAGCTGAAATACCTTACGGCAACGGTTCTtcaaaccaccaccaccaccaccaccacatggAAGCAGCAACAGCAGCGACAATAATGGCTTCTGGTGCAATCTCACACCCTCATTTGGCCAAATCCATGTTCAACAACTCACCTGCTCTCTCTCTAGCACTT cAGCAAACAAATATGGATGGGCAAGGGGATGTGATGAACAATAATAACAGGCTGTTGGTgggtgataataataataataacaatcctaatactaataataataataattatgaggGAAACATGATGAGCAACAACAATGGTTTGAGAAGGAGCAGGGAAGAAGAGCATGAAAGCAGATCTGGGAGTGATAACATGGACGGTGCCTCAGGTGATGATGATCTTGATGCTGCcgacatcaacaacaacaaaccCAGGAAGAAGCGTTACCACCGACACACCCCTCAGCAAATTCAAGAACTTGAAGC GCTGTTCAAGGAGTGTCCTCACCCTGATGAGAAGCAAAGGCTTGAACTAAGCAAAAGGCTATGCTTGGAAACAAGGCAAGTGAAGTTTTGGTTCCAAAATAGAAGAACTCAAATGAAG ACACAATTGGAACGCCATGAGAACACATTACTCCGGCAAGAGAACGATAAGCTTAGAGCAGAAAACATGTCATTGAGGGAAGCAATGAGGAACCCCATTTGCACAAACTGTGGAGGACCAACCATGATTGGTGAAATCTCATTGGAAGAACAGCATCTACGAATCGAAAATGCGAGGTTAAAGGACGAGTTAGACCGGGTGTGCGCACtcgccggaaagttcttaggccgGCCCATTCCCTCAATTGCCCCTCATCCTCCATTGCCAAACTCAAGCTTAGAGCTTGGAGTTGGAAACAACAATAACAGCAACAATGGAAGCTTTGTTGTGGGTTCAACAATGCCATTAGGGCCTGATTTTGTTGGAAtgggcatttcatcaaacaccttagGGGTGTTATCACCAACACCACCAAGCAGGGGAATTGCAACAACAAATGGGATGAATTCTTCAAATACATCATCTGGGTATGAGAGATCAATGGTTTTGGAGCTTGCATTGGGTGCAATGGATGAGTTGGTGAAGATGGCACAAAGTGGAGAACCACTTTGGATAAGGGGAATGGAAATGGGAGGAAGGGAAGTGTTGAACCATGAAGAGTACAGTAGAACAGTGACACCTTGCATTGGTTTGAGACCCAATGGGTTTGTCTCTGAGGCTTCTAGGGAAACTGCCATTGTCATCATCAATAGCTTGCCTCTTGTTGACACTTTAATGGACTCA AATCGATGGTCAGAAATGTTCCCTTGTATGGTTGCAAGAACTTCTACAACAGAAGTGATATCTAGTGGAATAAATGGAACTAGAAACGGTGCACTTCAACTT ATGCAAGCTGAACTGCAAGTGCTTTCACCACTGGTTCCTGTTAGAGAGGTCAATTTTCTAAGATTTTGCAAACAACATGCAGAAGGGGTTTGGGCTGTGGTTGATGTGTCCATAGACACCATTAGAGAACCTTCTTCTGCTGCACCAACTTTTGTTAGCTGTAGAAGACTCCCTTCTGGTTGTGTTATACAAGACATGCCTAATGGTTACTCTAag GTGACATGGGTGGAGCATGCAGAATATGATGAAAGCCAAATCCACGAGCTGTATAGGCCATTGGTGAGTTCAGGAATGGGGTTTGGTGCACAACGTTGGATTGCAACTCTTCAACGCCAATGCGAGTGCCTAGCCATCTTAATGTCCTCTGCTGTTTCCCCTCCTGAACACtctg CAATAACATCGAGTGGAAGGCGTAGCATGCTGAAGCTGGCGCAACGCATGACCAACAACTTCTGCGCCGGTGTTTGTGCCTCAACGGTGCACAAATGGAACAAGCTCAATGCCGGCAACTTCGGCGAAGACGTGAGGGTGATGACAAGGAAGAGCCTTGATGATCCCGGGGAGCCTCCTGGGATCGTCCTGAGCGCAGCCACATCCGTGTGGCTGCCAGTCTCGCCCCAGAGGCTCTTTGATTTCCTCCGCGACGAGAGGCTGAGGAGCGAGTGGGACATACTTTCCAATGGCGGACCCATGCAGGAGATGGCTCACATTGCCAAGGGACAAGACCATGGCAACTGTGTTTCACTACTACGAGCCAGT gCTATGAATTCAAATCAGAGTAGCATGTTGATATTGCAAGAGACATGCACAGACGCGTCTGGGTCGCTTGTAGTGTACGCGCCAGTGGACATTCCAGCCATGCATTTGGTCATGAATGGTGGTGACTCAGCTTACGTGGCGCTTTTGCCATCTGGATTCGCCGTTGCACCTGACGGATCCGGTGGCAGAAACGACCATAATACTGTGCCACAATCAGGAGGTGGGTCACTTCTCACGGTGGCATTTCAGATACTCGTGAACAGCCTCCCTACGGCGAAACTCACGGTGGAGTCGGTGGAGACGGTGAACAACCTCATCTCATGTACGGTTCAGAAGATAAAAGCGGCACTTCAATCCGAGGGTTGA